TGGACTAACTTATGACATTTTTTTATTCATCCACATTTTTAATTAAACCGAGTTTGCCATATTGAATTTCACAATTTATCTCTCTTACGTACGTTATTTACATTTAAAAACATAGTATATAATTTGAAACATATATAAATGCTTATTCAGTATTCGAAAAATGGAGGCTGAGATTCCAAAATAATGAGtctaaattatataattgttttagtttttcgtCACATATAGTAAGTTCAAATTGATAAttataaaaggaaataaaatatgaaaagtgATAAATTTGTTGAATTTGTAAAATGAAAATGAGCCAAACATCGAGATGGACCCTTCCACGTGACGTGAGTCCTGGCCAGAATATATGTTGATAACCACAAAACTATAGCCTACAATTGTGTTAGgctaagagaaaataaaattaatgtgtTAGGCACACTTTAACATACTTATAATATGTAGAAAGAGTTTAATCTTATAGTATAAAGGAAATCTAATTGTAACTAAGTTGTGGTAATAGTCACATGTTCATATATTGAAAGTTGTGGTTAGTTAAATTTATAGAATTGCTTTTCTAACTACAAAATCAGCTTAGTCAAAAGGGGATGAACGAAATCTTGAAAGCAAGCTTGGCTCCACATGTATTCCATGATTACCGCTAGTCCCTTTCATTGAACAAGTAATTAGTGGCCCATTAACAAAGATAGGgtattaatcattttttttaccacTGAGAGCTCCTTTtcgaagaaaatattaattggattaatcaATCTTTTTAGTTCCCAACTTCTCTTTTATTTATAACTTTTCCAGGGAAGAAATTCAGAGCTCAAGACAAATAAAATTGAGGTTAGTTGTTGGATTGCATGCTTCTACCATTATCTAGAGAATTTGTATTTAAAACAATGaagttatatttatttttccaatttGTTGTTAATAATCAACTATGACTAAAATCCCTCCAATCTTAAAATAAAAAGCGTAACGTCAGCATAATTTGGCTAAAAGAGTGGGTTGGATTTTACTATTTAATACAAACTCGTAGGCTATTATCGACTGGTAATTTAACCGATTTGAAATATTAATAGAGTACTTAGCAACTAATCTCATGTCCCATCCTAACCTAACTGAATTCAATAGTATGGTCGTTGGCTTTCAGATAAGCATgacaatgttttttttaaaagtaaccACATATTTTATCAAGTACATGCAAGACAACTCTTGCAACTACTATAGGTGCAATTTAAATTAGTGTTCACTATTAACATAATGGTATcacagtttttttttaatatttttgaagTATGGAGCATTGGAACTTAATTAAAGGTACTGAATAGCAGGATGTAGGATTAATTAGGACTTGGTTTGTTATCAATTATATTGAAACTATTAATTATGCGTATCCCAATCATATATAGTGACAATTgctttatataataataaaatcattaaacAATTATCTCATACTATATTTTATTGCTAATCCGTGATGCATGTTTTATTTCCCAGCATCAATTATATATAAGATGCATTTTTTCTTCTTATAGGCTTCTTTTTCCGAccatataataaatatatatatactttaattCATTGTGTTACCATTTTATAGATAAGAGAGTGAAAGGGGTCCCAATCctgtagtactaatatttataaaaagggATCCAACTTTACACAATTTGTACACTTTTCTTGACCTTGTGAATTTCATGCACCCATATAGGTCATAACCTCTAACATATAACCACCTCCATAAATCCAAGCAAAAATCCCTATCTACAAATCATCCCCTTACCATAATTCATTTTTCTCACTAtacacaaagaaaaaaaatcaagaagataAGCCAAAAAATACAATGGGGAATAGTTTAGGAGGAAGTAAGAGTGCAAAAGTAATGAAGATGAATGGTGAGACTTTCAAGTTAAAGACTCCTATTCGGGTCGGGTCGGTCGTGGAGGGCTACCCGGGCCACGTCTTGCTCGAATCGGAGGCGGTGAAGCATTACGGCGTGAGAGCCAAGCCGTTGGAGCCGCAGCAGCAGCTGAAGCCGAAGCGCCTCTATTTCCTCGTTGAGCTGCCGAAATTCCCCGAGGAAAAGGGCGCGAGGAGGGTAAGATCGGGAATTCACATGGGCGCGAAAGACCGGCTCGAGAGCCTGATGCTGGCGCGCCGGTCGGCTTCGGACTTGTCCATCATGAAGCCGCCGAGCATAGACAAAAGTGGGGGCGGCGGAGTGAGGGTGAGGATGAGACTGCCGAGGGCGGAGGTGGAGAGGCTGATGGCGGAGAGCAAAGATGGCGGTGAGGTGGCAGAGAAGATTGTCGGCTTATGCATGACGAAGGAGAAGAATGTGCATTTGAATGGAGATCGCATTAATTCTCGCGAGGTTAGTTTTTTACggcattaattttttaaaaaaaatatgacttaATAATCTGAAAATCTAGCCACAGATTGAAATACATTAGATCAAATCATCCCGTGTCAGTTTTAGATACCaattagattttttaaaatctatttaaagttttagatatttttaaatcaatttaattcacaATATGTAGATCGTTTTAGTTCATATCAGCATTTTACGATTTACAATACATTACACGATATTGGGGTGAAATTAGTGTAATTTTGTAAAGGTTCAATTTGTATTGTTACACAATTACATAAGTGTACCTTTACTAAAAAAGTggctaattatatttatatcatgGTGGTGGCTAACATTTCCTTTTGCTATAGATGATGAGCCGCCCATTATATCTCACAAATTATGCGTTCCAACTTCCAGCGCtgcattatattttatttactaaaaaaaatatacttgtATTAATTAACTTCAATTTATATACTATGCTTGCATCCAGCAGGAATTATCTGAATTTAATATTGGGGAAAACTTTAAACAGCCTTTTTTCTTCACCTTTTTTTCTACAGTGTTTTAAtgaattttctctatttttaatATCATGTTTATCGGATTTGGTTTTTAAAGGCATAAATTTTCGTTCCTTATGATTTTCCTTTGATCACTTGAGGCAGTCTTAATTTGTTGATCATCTAGTGAGCTATACAGTAAAAGTGAGATTATGTAATAATTGTAAAATAATATTTCCGTACGTTTTCTCTACAAGACATAATTTTTAGAAgttcaatcttcttcttctataGAAATTGTAAAAGTTTGACGATTTAA
This portion of the Salvia splendens isolate huo1 chromosome 10, SspV2, whole genome shotgun sequence genome encodes:
- the LOC121750368 gene encoding uncharacterized protein At1g66480-like, giving the protein MGNSLGGSKSAKVMKMNGETFKLKTPIRVGSVVEGYPGHVLLESEAVKHYGVRAKPLEPQQQLKPKRLYFLVELPKFPEEKGARRVRSGIHMGAKDRLESLMLARRSASDLSIMKPPSIDKSGGGGVRVRMRLPRAEVERLMAESKDGGEVAEKIVGLCMTKEKNVHLNGDRINSREKRVGFLPTNEGEIHHIVMAS